One window of the Epinephelus moara isolate mb chromosome 24, YSFRI_EMoa_1.0, whole genome shotgun sequence genome contains the following:
- the LOC126386069 gene encoding filamin-C-like isoform X2, with translation MMSNSSYLEPQLPPQLYQSTADIGEEEEEMPATEKDLAEDAPWKKIQQNTFTRWCNEHLKVINKRINDLQKDLSDGLKLIGLLEVLSQKKMYRKYHSRPNFRQMKLENVSVALEFLEREHIRLVSIDSKAIVDGNLKLILGLIWTLILHYSISMPMWEDEDDEDAKKLTPKQRLLGWIQNKVPQLPITNFHRDWRDGKALGALVDNCAPGLCPDWETWDPSQPVENAREAMQQADDWLGVPQVIAPEEIVDPNVDEHSVMTYLSQFPKSKLKPGAPLRAKTLHPKRAKAYGPGLEPRGNVVLKPAEFLVETVEAGLGEVLVYVEDPEGHTEEARVIPNNDKNRSYSVVYLPKVEGLHKVKVLFAGQDIDRSPFMVNVSKAMGDPTRVQARGPGLQPTGNVANKPTYFDIYTAGAGAGDVGVIIVDSNGRRDTVEIVLENKGDSIFRCTYVPVLEGPHTVYVTFAGQQIPRSPFTVSISEVSQSVPPLGSPVQVLPQSARTPPSDKTRRAPPPTPPKPRRPTCNPNACRASGRGLQPKGLRVKEVADFKVYTKGAGSGELKVTVKGPKGLEEPVKVLEMENGIFECNYYPIMMGKYIVTITWGGHSIPRSPFEVQVSEEAGPQKVRAWGPGLETGMVGKSADFVVEAIGTEVGTLGFSIEGPSQAKIECDDKGDGSCDVRYWPTEPGDYAVHVICDDEDIKDSPFMAHILPAANDVFPENVKCYGPGLEPLGCIVNKPAEFTIDTHGAGRGELKLYAQDAEGFPIDIQITDNGDSTFFCVYIPTKPIKHTIIVTWGEVNVPNSPFRVTIGEGSHPENVKVYGPGVEKTGLKANEPTYFTVDCSEAGQGDVSIGIKCAPGVVGPAEADIDFDIIKNDNDTFTVKYMPPGAGQYTIMVLFADQEIPISPFRIKVDPSHDAAKVRAEGPGLHKTGVEVGKPTHFTIYTKGAGKAQPEVHFTAAAKGEAVRDFEIIDNHDYSYTVRYTAVQQGSMTITVCHGGDPIPKSPFNIGVAPPLDLNKVKVQGLNNKVDVGKDEEFTVSTRDAGGQGKLDVKITSPSRRPIPCKLETGTANEVHTVKYIPPEEGQYRVDINYDGNPVPGSPFTVEGVMPPDPSKVRAYGPGLQGGVVGKPAPFAIDTKGAGTGGLGLTVEGPCEAKIECQDNGDGSCSVSYLPTEPGEYAINILFADQHIPGSPFKAVVQSVFDPSKVTASGPGLERGKVNEDGSFTVDCSKAGEAELTIEIISDSGAKAEVHIQNNSDGTYSITYIPKFHGMYTITIKYGGHTVPKFPTRLQVDPAVDTSGVKVHGPGVEPRGVLREVTTHFIVDARAHYKSGGSRIKACISNPSGANTDAYITDKGDGTYRVEYTPYEDGLHLIEVLFDDVSVPKSPFRVSVTEGCDPSRVRAYGPGLEEGLVNKPNRFTVETRGAGTGGLGLAIEGPSEAKMSCKDNKDGSCSVEYIPFTPGEYDVNITFGGLPIPGSPFRVPVRELVDPSKVKCSGPGLGSGVRAHVPQTFTVDSSKAGVAPLEVQLYGPTGVAEPISITDNGDGTHTVNYTPANDGPYTVCVKYADQEVPRSPFKIKTLPAHDASKVRASGPGLNASGVPASLPVEFTIDARDAGEGLLTVQILDPEGKPKKANIRDNRDGTYTVSYVPDMTGRYTITIKYGGDEIPYSPYRIHALPTGDASKCLVTVSIGGHGLGSGIGPTIQIGEETVITVDAKAAGKGKVTCKVSTPDGAELDVDVVENADGTFDIYYTAPEPGKYVITIRFGGENIPNSPFHVVATDDPISPVDGMEPVLRPFSLVIPFTVQKGEITGEVRMPSGRTAAPHITDNKDGTVTVKYSPTERGLHEMDIKYDGSHIPGSPLQFYVDAINSGHVTAYGPGLSHGTVNRPATFTIVTKDAGEGGLSLAVEGPSKAEISCKDNKDGTCTVSYLPTAPGDYNIIVKFDDKHISGSPFTAKITGDDSMRMSQLNVGTSTDVSLKIMETDLSSLMASIRAPSGNEEPCLLKRLPNRHIGISFTPKEVGEHVVSVKKNGKHVTNSPFKIMVGQSEIGDASKVKVYGQGLVEGHTFEVAEFIVDTRNAGYGGLGLSIEGPSKVDINCEDVDDGTCKVTYCPTEPGNYIINIKFADQHVPGSPFTVKVFGEGRMKESITRKRQAPSIATVGSTCDLNLKIPGNWFHMVSAQERLTRTFTRSSHTYTRTERTEISKTRAGETKREVRVEESTQVGDPFRDVFGDFLGRESLSGFSGTRPPPLQDGEAGNQEMTAQVTSPGGKTEDAEIIKGEDSTYSVRFIPQEMGAHTVNVKYRGQHVPGSPFQFTVGPLGEGGAHKVRAGGTGLDRGVAGIPAEFSIWTREAGAGGLSIAVEGPSKAEITFEDRKDGSCGVAYVVQEPGDYEVSIKFNDEHIPDSPFIVPIATLSDDARRLTITSLQEMGLKVGQEASFAVQLNGARGLIDAKIHTPSGAIEECYITELDSDQHAIRFIPRENGVHSIDVRFNGSHVPGSPFKIRVGEPGQVGDPGMVSAFGPGLEGGTTGVASEFIVNTCNAGSGALSVTIDGPSKVKMDCQECPEGYKVSYTPMAPGNYLISIKYGGPQHIVGSPFKAKVSGPRLSGGTSLHETSSVLVETVSKSSSSMGGAFASLPKFSSDASKVISRGAGLSKAFIGQKNTFTVDCSKAGTNMLMVGVHGPKTPCEEVYVKHMGNRMYNVTYTVKEQGSYILIVKWGDENVPGSPFHVTVP, from the exons ACTCGAAAGCCATCGTGGACGGGAACCTGAAACTGATCCTGGGTCTGATCTGGACCCTGATCCTGCACTACTCCATCTCCATGCCCATGTGGGAGGACGAGGACGACGAAGACGCCAAGAAACTGACCCCCAAACAGCGTCTGCTGGGCTGGATCCAGAACAAGGTGCCCCAGCTCCCCATCACCAACTTCCACCGAGACTGGAGGGACGGGAAGGCACTGGGAGCACTGGTGGACAACTGTGCACCTG GTCTGTGTCCAGACTGGGAAACATGGGATCCCAGTCAGCCGGTGGAGAACGCCAGAGAGGCCATGCAGCAGGCTGACGACTGGCTCGGAGTGCCGCAG GTGATCGCTCCAGAGGAGATCGTGGATCCCAACGTGGACGAGCACTCTGTGATGACCTACCTGTCTCAGTTCCCCAAATCTAAACTGAAGCCCGGCGCCCCCCTGAGGGCGAAGACGCTGCACCCCAAGAGGGCCAAGGCCTATGGGCCAG GTCTGGAGCCTCGAGGGAACGTGGTCCTGAAACCAGCAGAGTTCCTGGTGGAGACGGTGGAGGCCGGACTGGGTGAAGTCCTGGTTTATGTGGAGGATCCAGAGGGACACACAGAGGag GCCCGAGTCATCCCAAACAACGACAAGAACAGAAGCTACTCGGTGGTCTACCTGCCCAAAGTGGAGGGGCTTCATAAA GTGAAGGTGCTGTTCGCTGGGCAGGACATCGACAGAAGTCCCTTCATGGTGAACGTCTCCAAGGCGATGGGCGACCCAACCAGAGTTCAGGCCCGCGGGCCGGGGCTGCAGCCGACAGGAAACGTGGCCAACAAACCGACGTACTTTGACATTTACACTGCAG GGGCGGGTGCTGGAGATGTGGGCGTCATCATTGTGGATTCAAACGGTCGAAGGGATACAGTAGAGATTGTGTTGGAGAACAAAGGCGACAGTATTTTCCGCTGCACCTATGTTCCCGTCCTGGAGGGACCTCACACCGTCTACGTGACCTTTGCAGGGCAGCAGATTCCCAGAAGTCCTTTCACTGTCAGCATCTCAGAGG TTTCACAGAGCGTCCCTCCTCTCGGGTCTCCGGTGCAGGTTTTACCTCAGTCTGCACGCACCCCACCCTCAGACAAGACAAGGAGAGCCCCCCCTCCAACACCGCCCAAACCCAGGCGACCAA CCTGTAACCCGAACGCCTGCAGAGCGTCGGGCCGAGGTCTGCAGCCGAAGGGTCTGAGGGTGAAGGAAGTGGCTGATTTCAAAGTTTACACTAAAGGAGCCGGCAGCGGAGAGCTCAAAGTCACTGTGAAGGGACCAA AGGGCTTGGAGGAGCCGGTGAAGGTTCTGGAGATGGAAAACGGGATATTCGAGTGTAATTATTACCCCATCATGATGGGAAAATACATCGTTACCATTACCTGGGGAGGACACAGCATCCCACGCAG TCCGTTCGAGGTCCAGGTGAGTGAGGAGGCGGGGCCTCAGAAGGTGAGGGCCTGGGGTCCTGGTCTGGAGACGGGTATGGTGGGGAAGAGCGCTGACTTTGTGGTGGAGGCCATCGGCACGGAGGTGGGAACACTCG GTTTCTCCATCGAGGGTCCGTCTCAGGCGAAGATCGAGTGCGATGATAAAGGTGACGGGTCATGTGACGTTCGATATTGGCCGACTGAACCCGGCGACTACGCTGTGCACGTGATCTGTGACGACGAGGACATTAAGGACAGCCCCTTCATGGCTCACATCCTTCCTGCTGCCAACGACGTCTTCCCAGAAAAC GTGAAATGTTACGGTCCGGGTCTGGAGCCGCTCGGCTGCATCGTCAACAAACCTGCTGAGTTCACCATCGATACCCACGGAGCCGGCAGAGGAGAGCTGAAGCTCTACGCTCAG GACGCGGAGGGTTTCCCCATCGACATCCAGATCACAGATAACGGAGACAGCACCTTCTTCTGTGTTTACATTCCCACAAAACCTATCAAACACACCATCATCGTCACCTGGGGCGAAGTCAACGTTCCCAACAGCCCCTTCAGG GTGACGATAGGAGAAGGCAGCCATCCAGAGAACGTGAAGGTTTACGGTCCAGGTGTGGAGAAGACGGGACTGAAGGCCAACGAGCCAACGTACTTCACTGTGGACTGCAGCGAGGCTGGACAGG GTGACGTCAGCATTGGGATCAAGTGTGCCCCAGGTGTGGTCGGTCCTGCAGAGGCTGACATCGACTTTGACATCATCAAGAACGACAACGACACGTTCACAGTGAAGTACATGCCTCCAGGCGCCGGTCAGTACACCATCATGGTGCTGTTTGCCGATCAG GAAATACCCATCAGCCCCTTCAGAATAAAGGTGGATCCTTCCCATGATGCAGCTAAAGTCCGAGCAGAAGGACCTGGACTCCACAAGACAG GAGTCGAGGTGGGGAAACCGACTCACTTCACCATTTACACAAAGGGAGCCGGTAAAGCCCAGCCTGAGGTTCATTTCACCGCAGCAGCTAAAGGCGAAGCCGTCAGAGACTTCGAGATCATCGACAACCACGACTACTCCTACACCGTCCGCTACACCGCCGTCCAGCAG ggGAGCATGACCATCACCGTGTGTCACGGAGGAGACCCCATCCCTAAAAGTCCCTTCAACATCGGCGTGGCCCCCCCGCTGGACCTCAacaaggtcaaagttcagggtttGAACAACA AGGTGGATGTTGGGAAGGACGAGGAGTTCACCGTCTCTACTCGAGATGCAGGAGGTCAGGGCAAACTTGATGTCAAGATCACCTCCCCGTCCCGTCGACCAATCCCCTGCAAGCTGGAGACAGGCACAGCCAATGAGGTGCACACAGTGAAGTACATTCCCCCCGAGGAGGGACAGTACAGAGTGGACATCAACTACGACGGAAACCCTGTACCAGGAAgtccgttcactgtggagggCGTCATGCCACCCGACCCTTCAAAG GTCCGAGCCTATGGTCCAGGTCTTCAGGGTGGTGTTGTGGGTAAACCAGCCCCCTTTGCCATTGACACAAAGGGAGCCGGTACTGGTGGTCTGGGCCTGACGGTGGAGGGACCCTGTGAGGCCAAGATCGAATGCCAGGACAATGGTGACGGATCCTGCTCCGTGTCCTACCTGCCCACCGAGCCCGGCGAGTACGCCATCAACATCCTGTTTGCAGACCAGCACATCCCTGGGTCCCCCTTCAAGGCTGTGGTCCAGTCGGTGTTTGACCCCAGCAAGGTGACGGCCAGTGGGCCCGGCCTGGAGCGAGGGAAAGTCAACGAGGATGGATCCTTCACGGTGGACTGCTCTAAAGCCGGAGAGGCCGAACTCACCATCGAGATCATCTCAGACTCTGGAGCCAAAGCTGAAGTTCACATCCAAAACAACAGTGACGGAACCTACTCCATCACCTACATCCCAAAGTTCCACGGCATGTACACCATCACCATCAAGTACGGAGGACACACAGTGCCCAAGTTCCCCACCCGACTACAGGTGGACCCAGCTGTCGACACCAGCGGGGTGAAGGTGCACGGACCAGGAGTGGAACCCAGAG GCGTCCTGAGAGAAGTGACCACACATTTCATCGTGGACGCCCGGGCACACTACAAGAGCGGCGGCAGCCGAATCAAAGCCTGCATCTCCAACCCATCAGGCGCCAACACAGACGCCTACATCACCGACAAGGGAGACGGGACCTACAGAGTGGAGTACACGCCGTACGAGGACG GTTTGCATCTGATTGAGGTCTTGTTTGATGACGTCTCGGTACCTAAGAGTCCCTTCAGGGTGTCGGTGACGGAGGGCTGTGATCCCAGTCGAGTCCGAGCCTACGGTCCAGGTCTGGAGGAGGGACTGGTGAACAAACCGAACCGCTTCACCGTCGAGACCAG AGGTGCTGGCACCGGAGGTCTCGGCCTGGCCATCGAGGGTCCATCTGAGGCCAAGATGTCGTGTAAGGACAACAAAGATGGCAGCTGCAGTGTGGAGTACATCCCCTTCACTCCTGGAGAGTATGATGTCAACATCACCTTTGGAGGCCTTCCTATCCCAG GGAGTCCATTTCGGGTCCCAGTGCGAGAGCTGGTGGATCCCAGTAAGGTGAAGTGCTCAGGTCCCGGACTGGGAAGTGGAGTGCGAGCACACGTCCCTCAGACGTTCACTGTGGACAGCAGTAAGGCTGGTGTGGCCCCACTGGAGGTCCAGCTGTATGGACCCACAG GCGTGGCCGAGCCGATCAGCATTACCGACAACGGCGACGGTACTCACACAGTCAACTACACTCCTGCCAATGACGGCCCGTACACGGTGTGTGTGAAGTACGCCGACCAGGAGGTCCCTCGCAG TCCGTTTAAGATCAAGACGTTACCAGCTCACGACGCCAGTAAGGTCCGAGCCAGTGGTCCAGGTCTGAACGCATCCGGAGTTCCGGCCAGTCTGCCGGTGGAGTTCACCATCGATGCCAGAGACGCCGGCGAGGGACTGCTCACTGTTCAGATCCTG GATCCGGAGGGAAAACCCAAGAAGGCGAACATCCGGGACAACAGAGACGGGACGTACACGGTGTCCTACGTACCGGACATGACGGGACGTTACACCATCACCATCAAATACGGAGGAGACGAGATCCCGTACTCACCCTACCGCATCCACGCCCTGCCCACCGGAGACGCCAGCAAGTGTCTGGTCACAG TATCGATCGGAGGACACGGACTGG GATCAGGTATCGGCCCGACCATCCAGATCGGAGAGGAGACGGTCATCACCGTGGACGCAAAGGCTGCTGGGAAAGGTAAAGTGACCTGTAAGGTGTCGACCCCTGACGGAGCGGAGCTGGACGTGGACGTGGTGGAGAACGCCGACGGGACGTTTGATATTTATTACACGGCTCCGGAGCCCGGGAAGTACGTCATCACCATCCGCTTTGGAGGGGAAAACATTCCCAACAGCCCCTTCCACGTGGTG GCCACCGATGATCCCATCAGCCCCGTGGACGGCATGGAGCCGGTGCTCCGCCCCTTCAGTCTGGTCATTCCCTTCACTGTGCAGAAAGGAGAGATCACAG GTGAAGTACGAATGCCGTCTGGTCGAACCGCCGCTCCTCACATCACCGACAACAAGGACGGCACCGTCACTGTGAAATACTCCCCGACTGAACGAGGCCTGCACGAGATGGACATCAAATATGATGGAAGCCACATCCCAG GAAGTCCACTCCAGTTCTACGTTGATGCCATCAACAGTGGTCATGTGACAGCATACGGCCCCGGGCTGAGTCACGGCACGGTGAACAGACCGGCCACCTTCACTATCGTCACTAAAGACGCCGGAGAAG GCGGTCTGTCTCTGGCTGTGGAGGGTCCGTCTAAAGCAGAGATCAGCTGTAAAGACAACAAAGACGGGACCTGTACCGTGTCCTACCTGCCCACCGCACCTGGAGACTACAACATCATCGTCAAGTTTGACGACAAACACATCTCCGGCAGCCCCTTCACTGCCAAGATCACCG GTGACGACTCCATGAGAATGTCTCAGCTTAACGTCGGCACGTCAACAGATGTGTCCTTAAAGATCATGGAGACAGACCTGAGCAGTCTGATGGCGAGCATCAGAGCGCCGTCTGGAAACGAGGAGCCGTGTCTGCTGAAGAGGCTGCCCAACAGACACATTG GGATCTCCTTCACTCCGAAGGAAGTAGGCGAACACGTGGTGAGCGTGAAGAAGAACGGGAAACATGTGACCAACAGCCCCTTTAAAATCATGGTGGGTCAGTCGGAGATCGGAGATGCCAGTAAGGTGAAGGTGTACGGTCAGGGGCTGGTGGAGGGACACACCTTCGAGGTGGCCGAGTTCATCGTCGACACCAGGAACGCAG GTTATGGCGGTCTGGGCCTGTCCATCGAGGGTCCCAGTAAGGTGGACATTAACTGTGAGGACGTGGACGACGGGACGTGTAAAGTCACCTACTGTCCAACTGAGCCTGGAAACTACATAATCAACATCAAGTTTGCCGATCAACACGTTCCAG gaagtccgtTCACAGTGAAGGTGTTTGGTGAAGGCCGGATGAAGGAGAGCATCACCAGGAAGCGTCAAGCTCCCTCCATCGCCACCGTGGGCAGCACCTGTGATCTCAACCTCAAGATACCAG GGAACTGGTTCCACATGGTGTCGGCTCAGGAGCGTCTGACACGGACGTTCACCCGCAGCAGTCACACCTACACTCGCACCGAGCGGACGGAGATCAGTAAGACCAGGGCAGGAGAGACCAAGAGGGAGGTGAGGGTGGAGGAGAGCACTCAGGTGGGAGACCCCTTCAGAGACGTGTTCGGAGACTTCCTGGGACGTGAGAGTCTTAGCGGATTCAGTGGCACCCGACCGCCGCCACTgcaggacg GTGAGGCAGGTAACCAGGAGATGACGGCTCAGGTGACGAGTCCTGGAGGAAAGACAGAGGACGCAGAGATCATTAAAGGAGAGGACAGCACCTACAGCGTCCGCTTCATCCCTCAGGAGATGGGAGCTCACACTGTGAACGTTAAATACCGGGGACAGCACGTCCCTGGGAGCCCCTTCCAGTTCACCGTGGGGCCCCTTGGAGAGGGAGGGGCCCACAAGGTCCGAGCAGGAGGGACCGGGCTAGACCGAGGAGTGGCGGGGATCCCAG CTGAATTCAGTATCTGGACCAGAGAGGCCGGAGCGGGTGGTCTGTCCATCGCTGTGGAGGGGCCGAGCAAGGCCGAGATCACCTTTGAAGACAGGAAGGACGGATCCTGTGGAGTCGCCTATGTGGTTCAGGAGCCTG GTGACTATGAGGTTTCCATTAAGTTTAACGATGAACACATCCCAGACTCTCCGTTCATCGTGCCTATCGCCACTCTGTCTGATGACGCTCGCCGCCTCACCATCACCAGCCTGCAG GAGATGGGTCTGAAAGTCGGACAGGAGGCCTCCTTTGCCGTACAGCTGAACGGAGCCAGAGGGCTGATAGATGCGAAGATCCACACGCCATCAGGAGCCATAGAGGAGTGTTACATCACTGAGCTGGACAGCG ACCAGCACGCCATCAGGTTCATCCCGAGGGAGAACGGAGTTCATTCTATCGACGTTCGTTTCAATGGCAGCCACGTCCCCGGCAGCCCCTTCAAGATCCGAGTGGGGGAACCAGGACAGGTCGGAGATCCCGGTATGGTGTCTGCCTTCGGACCGGGACTGGAGGGAGGAACCACAg GTGTGGCGTCGGAGTTTATTGTGAACACCTGTAATGCCGGCTCAGGAGCTCTATCTGTGACCATCGACGGGCCGTCGAAGGTGAAAATGGACTGTCAGGAATGTCCAGAGGGCTACAAGGTCTCCTACACACCCATGGCTCCTGGGAACTACCTGATCTCCATCAAGTACGGAGGACCGCAGCACATCGTAGGCAGCCCCTTCAAGGCCAAAGTCTCAG GCCCTCGTCTGTCCGGCGGCACCAGTCTGCACGAGACGTCGTCTGTTCTGGTGGAAACTGTCTCCAAGTCGTCGTCGTCGATGGGAGGAGCCTTCGCCTCGTTACCCAAATTCTCCTCAGACGCCAGTAAAGTCATCTCCAGAGGCGCTGGCCTGTCGAAGGCCTTCATAGGTCAGAAGAACACGTTCACAGTCGACTGCAGCAAAGCAG GCACCAACATGTTGATGGTTGGCGTTCACGGGCCGAAGACGCCCTGCGAGGAGGTGTACGTCAAACACATGGGCAACAGGATGTACAACGTCACGTACACCGTCAAAGAACAAGGCAGCTACATCCTCATCGTCAAATGGGGGGACGAGAACGTCCCGGGCAGTCCCTTCCACGTCACCGTCCCTTAA